The following proteins are encoded in a genomic region of Bernardetia sp. MNP-M8:
- a CDS encoding geranylgeranylglyceryl/heptaprenylglyceryl phosphate synthase yields MNVYPQILEAALKGQKMLAVLIDPDRIDPKKTALLAAQAAHYGISFFMVGGSLLTEGEVSQTVKLIKSHARLPVVLFPGHYFHLAPEADSLFLLSLISGRNPEYLIGQHVAAAPRLRRMDLEVIPTGYMLVLCDNLTTVSYVSQTLPIPYEKAEVAANTALAGEYLGMRLAYLDGGSGAAKPISPRMIRTVKQSINIPLIIGGGIRTPEALHMAFAAGADVVVVGTRLEEEPALIADFAAVLHQFNKKKV; encoded by the coding sequence ATGAATGTATATCCTCAAATTTTAGAAGCAGCACTTAAAGGACAAAAAATGTTAGCTGTCTTGATAGATCCTGACCGTATAGACCCTAAAAAAACGGCTCTTTTGGCTGCACAAGCTGCTCATTATGGAATTTCTTTTTTTATGGTTGGTGGAAGTCTTCTGACAGAAGGTGAAGTTTCTCAAACAGTCAAACTCATAAAATCACATGCTAGATTGCCTGTTGTTTTGTTTCCTGGTCATTATTTTCATCTTGCTCCTGAGGCTGATAGCCTATTTTTACTTTCTCTTATTTCAGGAAGAAATCCAGAATATTTGATAGGACAACACGTAGCAGCAGCTCCAAGACTGCGTAGAATGGATTTAGAAGTAATTCCGACAGGTTACATGCTTGTTTTGTGTGATAATCTAACAACAGTTTCTTATGTCAGTCAGACTTTGCCAATTCCTTATGAGAAAGCAGAAGTAGCAGCCAATACAGCACTTGCAGGTGAGTATTTAGGAATGCGTTTGGCTTATTTGGATGGTGGAAGTGGCGCAGCAAAACCAATTTCTCCAAGAATGATTCGAACTGTAAAACAAAGTATAAACATTCCTTTAATTATTGGAGGAGGAATCAGAACTCCTGAGGCATTACATATGGCTTTTGCTGCTGGTGCTGATGTAGTTGTGGTAGGAACACGCTTAGAAGAAGAACCTGCTTTAATTGCTGATTTTGCAGCCGTTTTGCATCAATTTAATAAGAAAAAGGTATAG
- the pyk gene encoding pyruvate kinase codes for MKFSFNKTKVIATVGPASSTREQLLELMVAGVDVFRLNFSHGSYDDHKKVLDIIRELNHKFEFNVCILQDLQGPKIRVGDIEGGQIELVKGEKIRITTDKGVMGTKERISCAYEDFVRDVKIGEPILMDDGKLELVVSDKDQNDVIAKVIVGGTLKPRKGINLPNTNVSAPSMTEKDLKDVMFGIENEVEWVALSFVRNASDMIRLKEIITKHDSKMRTIAKIERPEAVANIDSIIEEADALMVARGDLGVEINAEEVPVVQKRIVRKCNEAARPVIIATQMMESMIENPRPTRAETNDVANAVMDGADALMLSGETAVGKYPVEVIKSMVKTISSIEVNVESVYHQYYPIPTSMVDYTSKSVITTACRLAQNVHAKALISMTQSGYTAFQLASHRPKAGIFIFTSNNNLLTTLNLVWGVRGYYYDKFVSTDQTFKDTQEILFEKGHIQKGDLFVNTASMPIDEKQRTNVLKLSKME; via the coding sequence ATGAAATTTAGCTTCAACAAAACAAAAGTAATTGCAACTGTAGGTCCAGCTTCTTCTACTCGTGAGCAGCTTTTAGAGCTTATGGTAGCAGGAGTAGACGTTTTTCGTCTTAATTTTTCGCATGGTTCTTATGACGATCACAAAAAGGTATTAGACATAATTAGAGAACTCAATCACAAATTTGAATTTAATGTTTGTATTCTCCAAGATTTGCAAGGTCCTAAAATTCGTGTAGGAGATATTGAAGGAGGACAAATAGAACTCGTAAAAGGAGAAAAAATCCGTATCACAACTGATAAAGGAGTTATGGGGACAAAAGAGCGCATCAGTTGTGCTTATGAAGACTTTGTTAGAGATGTAAAGATTGGAGAACCTATTTTGATGGATGACGGAAAGTTAGAATTAGTCGTTTCAGATAAAGATCAAAACGATGTCATTGCAAAAGTAATTGTAGGAGGAACTCTAAAGCCAAGAAAAGGAATCAATCTTCCCAATACAAATGTTTCTGCACCTTCAATGACAGAAAAAGATTTGAAAGATGTGATGTTTGGAATTGAAAATGAAGTGGAGTGGGTAGCTCTTTCCTTTGTTCGTAATGCAAGTGATATGATTCGTTTGAAAGAAATAATTACAAAGCATGACAGCAAAATGAGAACGATTGCCAAAATCGAACGTCCAGAAGCTGTTGCCAATATTGATAGTATTATTGAAGAAGCAGATGCTTTGATGGTAGCTCGTGGAGATTTGGGAGTAGAAATAAATGCCGAAGAAGTGCCAGTAGTTCAGAAAAGAATTGTCAGAAAATGTAATGAAGCTGCAAGACCTGTTATAATTGCTACTCAGATGATGGAATCTATGATAGAAAATCCTCGTCCTACTCGTGCAGAAACAAATGATGTAGCTAATGCAGTGATGGATGGAGCAGATGCGCTTATGTTAAGTGGAGAAACAGCAGTTGGAAAATATCCAGTTGAGGTAATCAAAAGTATGGTCAAAACGATTAGTTCTATTGAAGTAAATGTAGAATCGGTTTATCATCAGTATTATCCAATTCCTACTTCAATGGTAGATTATACTAGTAAAAGTGTAATCACGACGGCTTGTCGCTTGGCTCAAAATGTTCATGCAAAAGCTCTTATTTCGATGACCCAGTCAGGATATACAGCTTTTCAGTTGGCTAGTCATCGTCCAAAAGCAGGTATTTTTATTTTTACTTCAAATAATAATTTGCTTACGACACTCAATTTAGTTTGGGGAGTTCGTGGTTATTATTATGATAAATTTGTTTCGACAGACCAAACTTTTAAAGATACTCAAGAGATTTTATTTGAAAAAGGACATATTCAGAAAGGAGATTTATTTGTCAATACTGCCAGCATGCCAATTGATGAAAAACAAAGAACTAATGTATTGAAACTTAGCAAGATGGAGTAA
- a CDS encoding iron ABC transporter permease, which produces MKKQNYLFIFSTLFIVLTFLFGLNLSLGSVSIPLSEIWTIIFQKTASKSSWVTIIWEFRLPKALTAVIVGMALSVSGLQMQTLFRNPLAGPFVLGISSGASLGVAILMLFVSGLSANSFLNSLLSQNSLWQTSIASTLGAALVLSLVIIASIRISNNMALLIVGLMFGSATGAIVSILQYFSDAEAIKSYLLWTFGSLSQVTWDKLPFLFVLNFMGLLIAWAMHKPLDALLLGERYAQSMGLSLQKTRLGIIFTTSILAGSITAFCGPIGFIGLAVPHLTKILIKTARHQVLIPAVALAGGILLLICDSVSQLPMSSKVLPINAVTALIGAPVVIWVILKKRSL; this is translated from the coding sequence TTGAAAAAACAGAATTATCTTTTCATTTTTAGTACACTTTTTATAGTCTTGACTTTTTTATTTGGATTAAATCTGTCTTTGGGTTCTGTATCTATTCCGTTATCTGAAATTTGGACGATTATTTTTCAAAAAACGGCTTCTAAGTCCTCTTGGGTTACTATTATTTGGGAGTTTAGATTGCCAAAAGCTCTAACTGCTGTTATTGTTGGAATGGCTCTTTCTGTTTCGGGACTTCAAATGCAGACACTTTTTCGTAATCCTTTGGCAGGTCCTTTTGTTCTTGGGATTAGTTCTGGAGCAAGTTTGGGAGTAGCTATCTTGATGCTTTTCGTTTCTGGACTTTCTGCAAATAGTTTTCTAAATTCCTTATTGTCTCAAAATTCACTTTGGCAAACAAGTATAGCTTCTACTTTGGGAGCTGCACTTGTTTTGTCGTTGGTTATTATTGCATCAATCAGAATTTCAAATAATATGGCTCTTTTAATTGTAGGCCTAATGTTTGGAAGTGCGACAGGTGCAATTGTTAGTATTTTGCAATATTTTAGTGATGCTGAGGCTATAAAATCGTATCTATTATGGACATTTGGCAGTCTCTCGCAGGTTACGTGGGATAAACTACCATTTCTTTTTGTACTGAATTTTATGGGACTTTTGATAGCTTGGGCAATGCACAAACCTTTAGATGCACTGCTTTTGGGTGAACGTTATGCCCAAAGTATGGGATTGAGTTTGCAAAAAACTCGTTTAGGAATTATTTTCACAACAAGTATTTTGGCAGGAAGTATTACTGCTTTTTGTGGACCTATTGGTTTTATTGGTCTAGCAGTTCCACATCTTACCAAAATTTTGATAAAAACGGCTCGTCATCAAGTTCTTATTCCTGCTGTAGCCTTAGCTGGAGGAATTTTACTCTTGATTTGTGATAGTGTTTCTCAGCTTCCCATGTCTTCAAAAGTATTGCCTATCAATGCTGTAACAGCACTTATTGGTGCGCCTGTCGTGATTTGGGTCATTCTAAAAAAACGAAGTCTTTGA
- the rplT gene encoding 50S ribosomal protein L20: protein MPRSVNHVASRARRKRVMQHAKGFFGRRKNVWTVAKNAVEKSFEYAYIGRKLKKRDFRSIWIQRINAGARQHGMSYSQFMGKIHKAGITLNRKVLADLAMNHPEAFKSIVEKVK, encoded by the coding sequence ATGCCTCGTTCGGTAAACCATGTAGCTTCCCGTGCTCGTCGTAAGCGAGTAATGCAACACGCCAAAGGATTCTTTGGTCGTCGTAAAAATGTTTGGACAGTAGCAAAAAATGCTGTCGAAAAGAGTTTTGAATATGCCTATATAGGTCGTAAACTCAAAAAACGTGATTTCCGTAGTATCTGGATTCAACGTATCAATGCAGGCGCACGTCAGCATGGAATGTCTTATTCTCAATTTATGGGCAAAATTCATAAAGCAGGAATTACGTTAAACCGTAAAGTTCTTGCTGATTTGGCTATGAATCATCCTGAAGCATTTAAGTCGATTGTAGAAAAAGTAAAATAG
- the rpmI gene encoding 50S ribosomal protein L35 produces the protein MPKMKTNSGAKKRFKLTGSGKIKRKHAFMNHILTKKSHKRKKRLAQFAIVHSTDEKRIKKLLINMK, from the coding sequence ATGCCTAAGATGAAAACCAACTCAGGCGCAAAAAAACGTTTCAAACTTACTGGTAGTGGAAAAATAAAGCGTAAACACGCATTTATGAACCACATTCTTACTAAGAAGTCACACAAACGTAAGAAGCGTCTTGCTCAATTTGCTATCGTTCATTCAACTGACGAGAAGCGTATCAAAAAATTGCTTATCAACATGAAGTAA
- a CDS encoding TetR/AcrR family transcriptional regulator, protein MKTLLSKIQIKINERVYLKDPESSELGRKIVRQSISLIDTIGLENFTFKKLAKEIGSTEASVYRYFENKHKLLIYLVSWYWNWMEYQLVFQTSNLESPEKALETAISTLAKPIEVDNQYDNIDATALHRIVVSESAKAYLTKEVDNDNKEGYFASYKRLTHRVAEMILKLNPKYKFPNAIVSIIMESSHQQSYFAKHLPTLTEVKGDDNEESLIEFLTDLIFNALKVERKK, encoded by the coding sequence TTGAAAACTCTACTATCCAAAATACAGATAAAAATAAATGAACGAGTTTATTTAAAAGACCCAGAAAGTTCTGAACTTGGACGTAAAATTGTGCGTCAAAGTATTTCACTTATAGATACAATAGGATTGGAAAACTTTACTTTCAAAAAATTAGCAAAAGAAATTGGTTCGACAGAAGCCTCAGTGTATCGTTATTTTGAAAACAAACACAAACTTCTTATTTATTTAGTTTCATGGTATTGGAATTGGATGGAATATCAGCTTGTCTTTCAGACTAGTAATTTAGAATCTCCTGAAAAAGCTCTTGAAACAGCTATTTCTACGCTTGCAAAGCCTATCGAAGTAGATAATCAGTATGATAACATTGATGCAACAGCTTTACATAGAATTGTAGTTTCAGAATCTGCAAAAGCCTATCTAACAAAAGAGGTAGATAATGATAATAAAGAAGGTTATTTTGCAAGCTATAAAAGACTTACACATAGAGTAGCTGAAATGATTTTGAAACTGAATCCAAAATACAAATTTCCAAATGCCATCGTTTCTATTATTATGGAAAGTTCGCATCAGCAAAGTTATTTTGCTAAACATTTACCTACACTAACAGAAGTAAAAGGAGATGATAATGAAGAGAGTTTGATAGAATTTTTGACCGACTTGATTTTTAATGCCTTGAAGGTAGAAAGGAAAAAATAA
- the can gene encoding carbonate dehydratase — protein sequence MPKSYLDLLESNKKWASTVQTYNPTFFDELSQGQNPNYLWIGCADSRVPASEITGVVPGSIFVHRNIANMVVHTDMNMLSVLFYAVKVLKVKHIIVCGHYGCGGVISAMQKEKFGFIDNWLRHIKDVYRLHQTELDEIENQEERANKYVELNVMEQVLNLSKISFLNEEWEKGEFPYIHGWVYSLKDGILKDLNITTNTTEGLESVFKFSEKTSKIF from the coding sequence ATGCCAAAATCTTATTTAGACTTATTAGAAAGTAATAAAAAATGGGCGTCTACAGTCCAAACGTATAACCCTACTTTTTTTGATGAATTATCACAAGGACAAAATCCAAATTATCTTTGGATTGGTTGCGCTGATAGTCGTGTACCTGCATCAGAAATTACAGGAGTAGTTCCAGGGTCAATTTTTGTACATAGAAATATTGCAAATATGGTTGTTCATACAGATATGAATATGCTGAGTGTGCTTTTTTATGCTGTAAAAGTTTTGAAAGTAAAACACATTATTGTTTGTGGACATTATGGGTGTGGTGGCGTGATTTCAGCCATGCAAAAAGAAAAATTTGGTTTTATTGACAACTGGCTTCGTCATATTAAAGATGTATATCGTTTGCACCAAACAGAGTTAGATGAAATTGAAAATCAAGAAGAGAGAGCAAACAAGTATGTAGAATTAAATGTTATGGAACAAGTTCTTAATTTATCTAAAATTTCTTTCTTAAATGAAGAGTGGGAAAAAGGTGAGTTTCCATATATCCACGGCTGGGTATATAGCTTGAAGGATGGAATTCTAAAAGATTTGAATATTACAACCAATACCACAGAAGGTTTGGAATCTGTTTTTAAGTTTAGTGAAAAGACAAGTAAAATATTCTAA
- a CDS encoding SulP family inorganic anion transporter, with the protein MPNSFPKITKNTTTKKNTYSEPSLFGNFKYDVPAGLVVFLVALPLCLGIAVASDAPAFSGIVAGILGGLIVPLISRSAMGVSGPAAGLTAIVVLGIADTGSFELFLLAVFLGGLVQLVLFFMQAGTIAYFLPSSVLKGMLAGIGMILILKQLPHALGYDVEAFSEDEFWIWGTDQNAVTMILAALKNASKNLNAIVISVISLFVLIVWDRIPFFRKLSFLPAALMAVVIGTLINEAYLYYNFESSIFSPLASSHLVDLPMTDELKSLSTQSVPTLEFIQISLSNFWQQLTFPNFSLWAEHIKDWDIWVLAFTIGVVASIESLLTVEAVDKLDPYKRNSPLNRELLAQGIANTIAGLVGAIPVTAVIVRSTASIGAGGRTRMSAIIHGLLLLISVIFISQYLNHIPLASLAAILLVVGYKLITPSTVKEIYQKGREQFVPFIVTAVVILFSDLLIGIMVGIVVGFFFVIRANVKTAISIKQVGRDENHFEIVFNKDLSFVNRAFLRDIFARIPNHTSVIVDGTKAHFIDKDIEDTIKNFIKDSEQHDIQVTLKNVTFTSSEEAIKKHEKKNGNDDFFEETESSL; encoded by the coding sequence ATGCCTAATTCATTTCCCAAAATCACTAAAAACACCACTACTAAAAAAAACACTTATTCAGAACCTTCTCTTTTTGGAAACTTCAAATATGATGTTCCTGCTGGTTTAGTTGTTTTTTTGGTCGCTCTTCCTCTTTGTCTTGGAATTGCTGTGGCATCAGATGCCCCTGCATTTTCTGGTATTGTTGCAGGAATTTTAGGAGGCTTAATTGTTCCTCTTATTAGCCGTTCAGCTATGGGAGTGAGTGGTCCTGCTGCTGGTCTGACTGCTATTGTAGTATTAGGAATTGCAGACACAGGTAGTTTTGAGTTATTTTTATTAGCTGTTTTTTTGGGGGGACTTGTTCAACTTGTTCTTTTTTTTATGCAAGCAGGAACAATAGCTTATTTTTTACCCTCTTCTGTTTTGAAAGGAATGCTCGCAGGAATTGGTATGATTCTGATTTTAAAACAACTCCCTCATGCTCTTGGCTATGATGTGGAAGCATTTAGTGAAGATGAGTTTTGGATTTGGGGAACAGATCAAAATGCCGTTACAATGATTTTGGCAGCTCTTAAAAATGCTTCTAAAAACCTAAATGCAATTGTTATAAGTGTTATCAGTTTATTTGTATTAATTGTTTGGGATAGAATTCCATTTTTTAGAAAATTATCTTTTCTTCCTGCTGCTTTAATGGCTGTTGTGATAGGAACATTAATCAATGAAGCATACTTATATTATAACTTTGAATCTTCAATTTTTTCTCCTTTGGCTTCTTCTCATTTAGTTGATTTGCCCATGACAGATGAACTAAAAAGTCTTTCTACTCAATCTGTCCCTACCTTAGAGTTTATACAAATATCTCTTTCTAATTTTTGGCAACAGCTTACTTTTCCCAATTTTTCGCTTTGGGCTGAGCATATTAAAGACTGGGATATTTGGGTATTGGCTTTTACTATCGGTGTCGTGGCAAGTATAGAATCCCTTTTAACAGTTGAAGCTGTTGATAAACTTGACCCTTACAAAAGAAATTCGCCTCTTAATCGTGAGCTTTTGGCGCAAGGTATAGCTAATACTATTGCTGGTTTGGTAGGGGCAATTCCTGTAACAGCTGTTATTGTCCGAAGTACAGCAAGTATTGGTGCAGGTGGACGCACTCGTATGTCTGCCATTATACACGGATTGCTTTTGCTTATTTCTGTTATTTTCATTAGTCAATATCTCAATCATATTCCCTTGGCTAGTTTAGCAGCTATTCTTTTAGTAGTGGGTTATAAATTAATTACACCTTCTACAGTAAAAGAAATTTATCAAAAAGGAAGAGAGCAATTTGTGCCTTTTATAGTAACAGCAGTAGTTATTTTGTTCTCTGATTTACTTATCGGAATTATGGTAGGAATTGTCGTAGGTTTTTTCTTTGTAATTCGTGCAAATGTAAAAACAGCTATTTCTATCAAACAAGTTGGAAGAGATGAAAATCATTTTGAAATTGTCTTTAATAAAGATTTATCTTTTGTCAATCGTGCCTTTTTAAGAGATATTTTTGCCAGAATTCCTAATCATACTTCAGTGATAGTAGACGGAACAAAGGCTCATTTTATAGATAAAGATATTGAAGATACAATCAAAAACTTTATAAAAGATTCTGAGCAACATGACATTCAAGTTACTTTAAAAAATGTAACTTTTACAAGTTCAGAAGAAGCTATAAAAAAACATGAAAAGAAAAATGGTAATGATGATTTTTTTGAAGAAACAGAATCGTCGTTATGA
- a CDS encoding ABC transporter ATP-binding protein, whose amino-acid sequence MQLVIKNLNKTYANGVQALTDVSLTINKGMFGLLGPNGAGKSSLMRTIATLQEADSGVISFQSSTGEINVLEQKDKVRSILGYLPQEFGVYPKVSAEVLLDHLAVLKGITNKKERKEVVAALLNKTNLYDKRKKNLGGFSGGMKQRFGIAQALLANPELIIVDEPTAGLDPAERNRFHNLLSELGENTIVILSTHIVDDVKELCTDMAIINKGEVLLQIHPLRAIEKLENKIWRKRIERNEVESYGKRMNVISDRMSAGKPVIHVFSETQPEEGFEIVEADLEDVYFNTVSSHQLAVTSK is encoded by the coding sequence ATGCAATTAGTCATCAAAAATCTCAATAAAACTTACGCCAATGGCGTACAAGCTCTTACAGATGTTTCCCTTACTATTAACAAAGGAATGTTTGGACTTTTAGGACCTAATGGAGCAGGAAAATCTTCTCTTATGCGAACAATAGCAACATTACAAGAAGCAGATAGTGGAGTAATTTCATTTCAATCTTCAACAGGAGAAATAAATGTCTTAGAACAAAAAGATAAAGTTCGTTCAATTTTGGGCTATTTACCTCAAGAATTTGGCGTTTATCCAAAAGTAAGTGCAGAGGTTTTATTGGATCACTTGGCAGTTTTGAAAGGAATTACAAATAAAAAAGAACGTAAAGAAGTAGTAGCTGCGCTTTTAAATAAGACAAATTTATACGATAAAAGAAAAAAGAATTTAGGAGGTTTTAGTGGAGGAATGAAACAGCGTTTCGGAATTGCTCAAGCTCTTTTAGCCAATCCAGAACTCATTATTGTAGATGAACCCACAGCAGGACTAGACCCAGCCGAACGAAATCGTTTTCATAATCTTTTGAGTGAACTTGGCGAAAACACAATTGTAATTCTTTCTACTCACATTGTAGATGATGTAAAAGAACTGTGTACGGATATGGCAATTATCAATAAAGGTGAAGTATTATTACAGATTCACCCTCTCAGAGCAATTGAAAAGCTAGAAAATAAGATTTGGAGAAAACGAATTGAAAGAAATGAAGTAGAAAGTTATGGAAAGAGAATGAATGTGATTTCGGATAGAATGAGCGCAGGAAAACCAGTCATTCATGTCTTTTCTGAAACGCAACCTGAAGAAGGTTTCGAAATTGTTGAGGCTGATTTAGAAGATGTTTATTTTAATACAGTTAGCAGTCACCAGTTAGCAGTTACCAGCAAATAG